In the Silvanigrella aquatica genome, CATAGCCGAGTGATTTTTTTTCAAAAAGAAAGGATATTGTTTGACCTTCATGCATCAATTTTTCAAAATGATTTAAAAAAATTTCAGGAATCAAAACTCCAAATTCTTCCGTAAAATGAATATTTCCAATAAAAAACTCTCTATCATTTATTTTTGCACAAACTCCCTTACCAGAAAGACTGTGACTTTTTTCTGCTTGTTCAATTTTTATTTTTTTCTCACTTACTTTATCCAGAAGAGCTTTTGCTAAAGGATGTTCACTGCCCCATTGAACAGAAGCAGATATTTTAAGAAATTCTTCTTCAGAAATTTGATTTAGCAATAAAAATGTTAACTTTATTTTTCCATTTGTTAATGTACCCGTCTTATCAAACGCTATGATTTTTACAGAATGAGCTTTTTCTAGTGCAACAGCATCTTTGATTAAAATACCAAATCGTGCCGCCACTCCTGTTCCCACTATAATTGCCGTAGGAGTCGCAAGCCCTAAAGCACAGGGACATGCAATAACCCACACAGAAATTGCATTTAAAAGCGCGGTTTCCCAATTCTGTAAATAAAATCCCCGAGCAAAAAAAGTTAGAATTCCAAATAACATAACCACAGGTACAAAATAAGAGCTCACTTTATCAACAAGCCTTTGCACAGGAGCCTTCACGGACTGTGCTTTTTCAACAAAAAGGATCATTTTTGCTAGAGTAGATTCTGAGCAAAGAGCTTTTACTCGTATTTTAATAAAACCATTTCCATTTAATGAGCCCCCAATGACCAAGGCATTTAAATCTTTAGGAACGGGCAAACTTTCGCCCGTAATCATAGATTCATCTGCTTGAGTTTGACCTTCAATTATAGTTCCATCGAGAGGGATAATTTCACCTGGTTTCACAATAATGACATCATTCACTTCTACTAAATTTAAATTCACATCCTTAATTTGATCATTTTTTAATACTCTTGCGGATTCGGGAAATAATTCATTGAGGGAACGTAACGCATTTGTTGTTTGATTTTTAGCTCTATTCTCTAGCCATTTTCCAACCCGAATAAATGAAATAATAACAACAGAGCTTTCAAAATAAACAGGAACATTATCTAAAATGACATAATCTAAATTATTGATTAAGTGATAAACACTAAGTATATAAGCGGCCGTTGTACCCAATACAATAAGCGAATCCATATTTCCTATTTTATTGTTCAGAGATTTCCATGCCGAGCGATAGAATGGTGCCCCAAAATAAAATTGAACAAATGTTGCTAATATAAATTGTAGCCAAATATTTAACTGCCAATGAATAGAAAAAAACATAAATATCATAGGTAAAATAAATATAATAGAAAGCATTCCCAAAAGAATAATTTCAAGAACTTCTTTTTTCTCAGCATTTTGTCGATTATTTAATTTTCCGAATGATTTTAATTGTTCTTCTGATTTATAAAGTTCTGCTTCATAGCCTATTTTTTTTAAGGATAAAATAATTATAGAATGCGATAAATCGGACTCAAAAGAAACATGTGCTTTTTGAGTGGCCAAATTTACAGAAGCGTCATAAACTCCCGGCAAAGATTTTAGGGCTTTTTCAACTCGATTTACACAAGAAGAACAAGACATACCATAAATAATAAAAGATGCGTGAGAGCGATTTGAGGAGGTCTCTTGACTCATTTGTATGACATCCCTTTCTCAAAGGACTAATTAAAATTAGAAAATAATTATAATAAATTTTTGAGAAGAGAAACATAATGATAAGAATAAATGGCGGGATGGACGGGACTTGAACCCGCGACCTCCGGCGTGACAGGCCAGCGTTGTAACCAACTCTACTACCACCCCACTCTAGTGAAAGCTTGTATGCCATAGTCTTTTTAGCTTTGCAAGAAGGTTAGCAAAAAAATATTTTTTCGCCCCAATCAATAAAACTATTTAAATAATAGCGGAACCTTAAAGTTCTTATTAAGAATTCTCGTAATTTTCTCGCTTTTTGTAATGGTTAAAAAGCCGGGGTTGCCAAATTCAAATAATCCTGGAAAAGTCATTATCATATATGAAGTGGGGGGTATAAAGTCGATTTGCAAAATTCCATTCATAAAAGTTTCACCATCAATCGCAAATACACTCCAACGACTTGTATTATAATTTGCAGGTTGGGGAGTAAAATAGTCAGATCCAAATGCTTTGCTACATTTTTTACTTAATTCCATAATTTCTTTCAATGAATCTTGAGGAATAAAATAGGAAAAGGAAGCATTATTAAAAACCGTTCCAAATTTCCAAAACTCCCATTTACCCATGACATAAACATAATTATTATTAGAATCTTTTAGCCAATACCAATTCGCTTCATTATTAGAACAAAAAACAAATGTTTTTTCCAATGAATAAGATTTAAAATTTATAATTTGAGAAAATAAAAACACAAAATAAATATGACTTAATTTTACCATATTACACCTATAATTATTATATTAAATTTTTACAAAAATAATATTAATCAATATTTTTGTAAAAATCATTTAAATTAGTTTGATGAAACATAGCAAATTAAATTCAAACAATCAAGAATAAGTTTTTTTAATTCAACTAAATTTGTTAATAAAATCTTTTAAAATAATTAATTATTAAATCATTTTTCAGGAAATTTAATGTATTATTTTTCCTTAATGAAAAAATATTTCCATAAGATGAATGCCTTATAATCATTGAATCATCAATTCTTATCGTCGGTTCAAAATCTGTTATGACAATTCCTGATAAAATTAAATCTTTATTGATAGCGAATAAACTCCATCGTGAAGAATAGTTATCTGAAGGCTGAGGAGATAAATAATCAATACCATAAGATTCAATGCATTTTTGACTCAATTCTAATAATTTATTATAAGAGTTTTCTGGTATAAAGTATTTGAAAATAGCATAATGATTATTAATTTCATATTTCCATTCTTCCCATTTTCCTAAAACCTGAATATAGTTATTATTTTCATCTTTCAGCCAGTACCAATTTTGAGTTTTATTAGAACAAATAACATAAGTTTTATCCAAAGAAAAAACAGAATTAATGCAAATTAAGTTTAAACAAATTAGAAATAAAATATATTTAATCAAGATCATATCAATCTCCTTTTATAAAAAAACTAATGAATATTATTAAATAAATAATCTATAATTTCTCTTGATTTTAAAAATTTGTTACTTGTTTTTCCTCCTAAATAATAAATTTTTTGTTGAGATAAAACTAAATCAAATATATTTTCACTATTTATAAATATTTTTTGACTTACATCAACATTACCACCAATAAAAAGGTCTTTATTTAGAGAAAATAAAGACCAACTTGTATTAAATGAGTTTGCTGGTTGTGGAATAAAATACTCCATGCCAAAATTATTTTTGCACATATGAACAATTTTATTAATATAATGATAATCTTCATTAATTGAAAAGTAATTGAATTTAAAATTATAAACTGCTTGAGGATTTTCTTTCGAATAATCCCAAACATCCCAATATCCACCAACTTCAAGATATTGATTATTTTCATCTTTTAGCCACTTCCAATTTTTTAATTTATCAGCACATATGATATATGTTTTTTCTAATGAAAACGATTTTATATAGAAAAATAAGTTAGAAAAAATAACTGTAGATAAAATAATTTTAATTTTCATTCTCATTTTCATTAATACCGCCTATAATTTTTATATTATTTATTATACTATTATATAAATTGCCTAAACCAATAAAGTTATATTCAATACTATTATTATAAGTTTCTAAATTATATGTATCATTATATAATTTAATAATTTTTGTATAATTTAAATTATACTCTTGATATCGAACTGATAATCTTCCTTGATAAAAAAGATTTTTGTTTAAAGCAAATATTGACCATCTATTTCCAAAATTTATAGCGGGCTGCGGTGTTTCATAGCTCAAACCAAATTTTTCAATACATTTTCTTGAAAGGCGTTTAATTTGATTAAATGAATCATTAGGAATAAAATAGCTAAAATGAATTCCATTATAACAATAATAGTTCCATTTTCCTTCAATCTTTATGTAATTATCCTGATCATCAAGCAACCAGTGCCAATTACTTTTTCTATCAGCACAAAAAATATATGTATAATCAGAAGAGTATGCACTAAAATTTGTTCCATTTAATAATATTAATATTAAATATTTTTTTAGTATATTCAATTTTTTCATAAATTTTATCCTTTAAAAAATATTTTGGCGTGAGTTAAGAATATATTTTAAATAAAAAAAATCAATAGAATTTTTTTATTTAAAAGTTATGGCTCCAGAAAATACTAAAAAATTCAATAAAAAAAAGAGAATATATTTTTAAAAAAAACTTAAAATTATATTTTTTATGAATTTTAAAAAACGATTATTTTATACGCGAATATCGCCATTATTTATCTTTACAAAAACATCTTCAAGACCGGGGGACTCTGTGAAAATATCAGATACCCTAAATTCCATTTGCTGAGATGCTTTATGAATCATATCTACAGACTCTAAAAAAGAGGACATACTACCGTGAATATATGATTTTGATATTTTAAGATTACCCGTGCTATGAGAAACATTTTTAATTGGTTCAACAATAATAGAGTTTTTAGATAAATAGTCAGAATTTTTTTGCATCCAATAATAAACATTAGAGACTTCAATAATACAAGAAATTTTATGGTTACCACCCAATGCCAATAAGTCACGATTTTCTTTTAAAGTGACAATCTCACCATTTTTTACAATGGCAATGCGATTGCAGAAATCTTCCGCTTCTTGAAGATAGTGCGTGGTTAAAATGATCGTCATACCTTCTTTATGCAAATCCGCAATGAATTCCCACATTGTTTTACGCAATTGAATATCAACGCCAGCCGTAGGCTCATCTAAAACAAGAATGCGTGGCTTATGCACTAAAGCGCGGGCAATCATCATACGGCGTTTCATACCGCCGCTCAGCTCACGAGTTGTTTTATTTGCATGATCTTTTAATAATAATTTTTCAAGTAAAAAAGATATCCATTCTTTATCAGGCTTAAATCCTGAAAGTTTACTTTGAATACTTAGCATCGTCGGTAAATTAAAAAAAGTATCAGCTATCAATTCTTGTTGCACAACACCGAGCATTCTTTTTGTATCGGAAGTATTTTTTGTAACGCTTAATCCTTCCACAATGACATCACCTGTTGTAGGTGAGTTGATACCCGCCAATAAACTTAAGATAGTTGTTTTACCAGCACCATTATGTCCCAATAAACCAA is a window encoding:
- a CDS encoding heavy metal translocating P-type ATPase, translating into MSQETSSNRSHASFIIYGMSCSSCVNRVEKALKSLPGVYDASVNLATQKAHVSFESDLSHSIIILSLKKIGYEAELYKSEEQLKSFGKLNNRQNAEKKEVLEIILLGMLSIIFILPMIFMFFSIHWQLNIWLQFILATFVQFYFGAPFYRSAWKSLNNKIGNMDSLIVLGTTAAYILSVYHLINNLDYVILDNVPVYFESSVVIISFIRVGKWLENRAKNQTTNALRSLNELFPESARVLKNDQIKDVNLNLVEVNDVIIVKPGEIIPLDGTIIEGQTQADESMITGESLPVPKDLNALVIGGSLNGNGFIKIRVKALCSESTLAKMILFVEKAQSVKAPVQRLVDKVSSYFVPVVMLFGILTFFARGFYLQNWETALLNAISVWVIACPCALGLATPTAIIVGTGVAARFGILIKDAVALEKAHSVKIIAFDKTGTLTNGKIKLTFLLLNQISEEEFLKISASVQWGSEHPLAKALLDKVSEKKIKIEQAEKSHSLSGKGVCAKINDREFFIGNIHFTEEFGVLIPEIFLNHFEKLMHEGQTISFLFEKKSLGYELLGMMGFQDEIKKSAKNSIKYLHSLGIKTVLISGDNMGSVSLIAKELEIQDFYANVLPEDKAIIIKSLKNSNKIVAMVGDGINDAPALMEADVGIAMSTGTDVAKNAASLTLMNGDPELIVSALEISRLTYRKICQNLFWAFIYNAIGIPLAVFGVLNPMFAGGAMALSSFSVIVNSLLLNRWKPKIINSKSQKLMMRLI
- a CDS encoding ABC transporter ATP-binding protein; the encoded protein is MNSISIEFINASKVYKLPHGGGNFEALKPLNLSIYKGECFGLLGHNGAGKTTILSLLAGINSPTTGDVIVEGLSVTKNTSDTKRMLGVVQQELIADTFFNLPTMLSIQSKLSGFKPDKEWISFLLEKLLLKDHANKTTRELSGGMKRRMMIARALVHKPRILVLDEPTAGVDIQLRKTMWEFIADLHKEGMTIILTTHYLQEAEDFCNRIAIVKNGEIVTLKENRDLLALGGNHKISCIIEVSNVYYWMQKNSDYLSKNSIIVEPIKNVSHSTGNLKISKSYIHGSMSSFLESVDMIHKASQQMEFRVSDIFTESPGLEDVFVKINNGDIRV